A region from the Mya arenaria isolate MELC-2E11 chromosome 2, ASM2691426v1 genome encodes:
- the LOC128211509 gene encoding eukaryotic translation initiation factor 4E-binding protein 1-like — MSEKLSPQNLPRGREIPNRRIADISNLPTDYSTTPGGSIFSTTPGGSRIFYERNFLMQCRSSPLAKTPPANMANIPGVTSPGEVDVPKENGEPSKKPSKPEKAGPEENPQFEMDI; from the exons ATGTCTGAGAAACTTTCCCCTCAGAACCTGCCCAGGGGACGTGAGATTCCAAACCGGAGAATAGCTGATATTTCGAACTTGCCGACGGACTACTCGACAACTCCTGGAGGATCCATCTTCTCCACGACTCCTGGAG GTTCAAGAATCTTCTATGAGCGGAACTTCTTGATGCAATGCAGGAGCTCTCCCCTGGCTAAAACTCCGCCGGCAAACATGGCCAACATCCCTGGAGTGACATCACCTGGTGAGGTAGACGTACCAAAAGAAAATGGTGAACCGTCCAAGAAGCCATCAAAACCAGAAAAAG CTGGTCCAGAGGAGAACCCACAATTTGAGATGGACATCTAG
- the LOC128211501 gene encoding uncharacterized protein LOC128211501, with product MFDKIIYWARVFCCFSNCLFAAHRMFVCVIWLTLVEIIRCHGNTEVTERFQCGRHNFCERRGYDTCIGPPLVTSIDDSYCYPCRRLKHTCGKTDQQDGCDIYCNELLQQNSSMIPVQNTEQDGSSTIVIVVAILASVVVTTLLVISVCMLVRVSRRRDHKRRNPEPVVKYNPNRNHDIVENETDETMPLKVGGSTSDCSGNTVNISQTAPDDTSEHSANSVNIRLTPDETSECSANSMNIAQPIQDPQPPRRNVVYALNNSNKDEHHVRKEN from the exons atgtttgacaaaattatatattggGCACGAGTGTTTTGCTGTTTTAGTAACTGTTTGTTTGCTGCGCATCGAATGTTTGTTTGCGTGATATGGCTAACTTTGGTTGAAATTATTCGTTGCCATGGTAACACTGAAGTGACGGAACGCTTCCAATGTGGCCGCCATAACTTTTGTGAACGGCGAGGATATGACACGTGCATCGGCCCACCACTTGTTACGTCGATTGACGACTCCTACTGTTACCCGTGCAGAAGGCTCAAACACACGTGCGGAAAAACGGATCAACAAGATGGATGTGATATATACTGCAATG AACTACTGCAGCAGAATAGTTCAATGATTCCGGTGCAAAATACTGAACAAG ATGGATCTTCAACCATTGTGATAGTCGTTGCCATATTAGCATCGGTAGTTGTCACAACACTTCTAGTCATCTCCGTTTGCATGTTAGTGAGGGTGTCACGGCGTCGAGATCATAAGCGTAGAAATCCAGAACCGGTTGTGAAGTACAACCCCAACCGTAACCATGACATCGTCGAAAACGAAACCGA CGAGACTATGCCGCTAAAAGTAGGAGGGAGCACAAGCGACTGTTCGGGAAATACCGTGAACATTTCCCAAACAGCACCGGACGACACGAGCGAGCATTCGGCAAATTCCGTGAACATTCGCCTAACACCGGACGAGACGAGCGAATGTTCGGCAAATTCAATGAACATTGCCCAACCGATCCAAGACCCACAGCCACCGAGACGAAACGTCGTATACGCCCTGAATAACTCTAATAAAGATGAACATCATGTCAGGAAAGAAAACTAG